In Dermacentor andersoni chromosome 4, qqDerAnde1_hic_scaffold, whole genome shotgun sequence, the following proteins share a genomic window:
- the LOC126536651 gene encoding uncharacterized protein: MLPAVICTLLCGMATAQNFYLQHGLAPPYMTPSVMPYAPAESSPKPSFFRKPFFSSGSSGGSRPPGKGFFRLRAPSFLSGLRGSASSPRPSFFSFGRPSQQQQQQHQPQPIFAHQIPLPPLQAAAAHATFQTLPMHGGPRFTFAPEAMLQHGPTHMAQATEFAESQIDSDRSPGSFPGLSSLFQPQTSESFGSSVGDQDSFQQHVNSVVQISPSSNNAYSYKTGGSSVYNGIMTAQLGVPVSLTNYGDGPVAIPVGATRGQQGDGSGTDSQSYTPSAEIYTQSQGSSAQKEQSSSADQQYSTFATAFQQAQPASAGYGQSSSSGTRYSSSPSSDPTLTFYAPQSSSAYSGSPQTYTLSSGGGYVGSSPSAFIGGLTSGYETSITNHGSGSNKYGPAYSLVGSGNYPTSSSGSYGSSQPSSYTSSSGAYSPSSYGSSSGRYTVPTRSYTSSQPSSGYSSAYSSGSPSKYSTTGSAYSSGYGSSSSSSLPSSSVAYDNSQSNYGSYGQRYPSSSYSTSSQSSYSPKRPATNYASTSTSYKNSQAAAAVAQALKAYAAGNAKYGSTKTSSPSTDSSYSTSYGSSSGATSYGDKSAAAPYFRAKTSSSAYNKYSDASLGYTDSGSDSGSSGTKTSSKSSYDQRTVGQTLRVSGDSASSSDAYTTSTRTTSSTPSKSSTV; the protein is encoded by the coding sequence GTGATATGTACGCTCCTGTGCGGCATGGCAACCGCCCAGAACTTCTACCTGCAACATGGTCTGGCGCCGCCATACATGACACCTTCGGTGATGCCCTACGCGCCGGCCGAGTCCAGTCCCAAGCCATCCTTCTTCCGgaagcctttcttttcttccggTAGCAGCGGCGGAAGTCGTCCGCCCGGCAAGGGCTTCTTCAGGCTACGGGCGCCGTCCTTCCTGTCGGGACTCCGGGGCTCGGCCAGCTCACCGAGGCCGAGCTTCTTCTCCTTCGGGAGGCCgtcgcagcagcaacagcagcagcaccagccgcAGCCCATATTCGCGCACCAGATCCCGCTCCCGCCGCTCCAGGCAGCCGCGGCGCACGCAACCTTCCAGACGCTCCCGATGCACGGAGGGCCACGGTTCACCTTCGCTCCCGAAGCCATGTTACAACACGGACCGACACACATGGCGCAAGCGACCGAATTCGCCGAGAGCCAGATCGACTCGGACCGATCCCCCGGAAGCTTCCCGGGCCTGTCATCGCTCTTTCAGCCGCAGACCAGCGAGTCGTTCGGCTCCTCGGTTGGCGACCAGGACAGCTTCCAGCAGCACGTGAACTCGGTCGTGCAGATTTCGCCGTCGTCAAACAACGCTTACAGCTACAAGACAGGAGGATCGAGCGTCTACAACGGAATCATGACGGCGCAGCTAGGAGTGCCCGTGAGCTTGACCAACTACGGCGACGGCCCCGTGGCCATTCCGGTCGGGGCGACTAGAGGCCAGCAGGGAGATGGATCTGGAACGGACTCGCAGAGCTACACGCCTTCCGCCGAGATCTACACGCAGTCGCAGGGATCTAGCGCGCAGAAGGAGCAGTCGTCGTCGGCAGACCAGCAGTACAGCACGTTCGCTACTGCCTTCCAGCAAGCACAGCCGGCCTCGGCAGGGTACGGCCAGAGCAGCTCCTCGGGAACTCGCTACTCGTCGTCGCCTTCGTCTGATCCCACTTTAACTTTCTACGCACCTCAATCTAGCTCTGCCTACAGTGGTTCCCCTCAGACGTATACGCTTTCATCTGGCGGCGGATACGTCGGCTCTTCTCCGTCGGCATTTATCGGTGGACTCACGAGTGGCTATGAAACGAGCATCACAAATCACGGATCAGGCTCGAACAAATACGGGCCGGCCTACAGCCTCGTAGGGAGCGGCAACTATCCTACGTCCTCTTCCGGAAGCTACGGTAGTTCACAGCCATCGTCATACACTTCCTCTAGCGGCGCCTACAGTCCGTCAAGTTACGGCAGTTCGTCGGGCCGCTACACAGTGCCAACCAGGTCGTACACTTCGAGCCAGCCGTCGTCCGGGTACTCGTCGGCGTACTCTAGCGGATCACCCTCCAAGTACAGCACAACGGGAAGTGCCTACTCAAGCGGCTACGGTAGCAGCTCGTCGTCCTCTCTCCCGAGCTCATCCGTTGCGTACGACAACTCTCAATCGAACTACGGCTCCTACGGACAGCGCTATCCTTCGTCCTCTTATAGCACCTCTTCGCAGTCGTCTTACTCGCCGAAACGACCAGCCACGAACTATGCCAGCACATCCACATCCTACAAAAACTCGCAAGCAGCTGCGGCCGTAGCGCAGGCTCTGAAGGCGTACGCAGCTGGGAATGCCAAGTACGGGTCTACAAAGACCTCGTCTCCGAGCACGGACAGCTCCTACTCGACGTCTTACGGCTCTTCGTCGGGCGCGACGAGCTACGGTGACAAGAGTGCCGCAGCTCCGTACTTTAGGGCCAAGACGTCGTCCTCAGCGTACAACAAGTACAGCGACGCTTCCTTAGGCTACACAGACAGCGGCAGTGACAGTGGAAGCAGCGGCACTAAGACGTCGTCCAAGTCGTCGTACGATCAGAGGACCGTGGGCCAGACGCTTCGGGTCAGCGGAGACAGCGCAAGCAGCAGCGACGCGTACACCACGTCAACGAGAACCACGAGCAGCACACCCAGTAAATCGAGTACAGTCTAG